From one Campylobacter concisus genomic stretch:
- a CDS encoding cytochrome c3 family protein — translation MAEVKKKFFVWSSVIIGIVIGLIASMGIADALHATGSGYICTICHTMDPMNAAYHEDVHGGNNKLGIKAECSACHLNHTSAYTYVLTKLKVSINDGYKTFFTDTDKIDWRKKREHASHFVYDSGCLTCHSNLKNVIQAGKSFLPHRDYFVLGNPNKKSCVDCHEHVGHKNLGLQIDKFEAIKKQENNKTK, via the coding sequence TTGGCTGAAGTTAAGAAGAAATTTTTTGTTTGGTCATCTGTTATTATCGGCATTGTGATCGGACTTATTGCGTCTATGGGTATTGCTGATGCACTTCATGCAACTGGTAGCGGCTACATCTGTACCATTTGCCACACTATGGATCCTATGAATGCTGCATATCATGAAGATGTACACGGTGGCAATAACAAGCTTGGCATAAAAGCTGAATGTTCAGCCTGTCACCTAAATCATACAAGTGCCTATACCTATGTACTTACAAAACTTAAAGTATCGATAAATGATGGTTATAAGACATTTTTTACAGATACGGACAAGATCGACTGGCGCAAAAAACGCGAGCATGCATCTCACTTTGTCTATGATAGTGGATGTTTAACTTGCCACTCAAATTTAAAAAATGTTATTCAAGCTGGTAAATCATTCTTGCCACATAGAGATTATTTCGTTCTTGGAAATCCTAATAAAAAATCATGTGTTGACTGCCACGAGCACGTTGGTCACAAGAATTTAGGACTACAAATCGATAAATTTGAAGCAATAAAAAAACAAGAGAACAATAAAACCAAATAA
- a CDS encoding multiheme c-type cytochrome: MFKKSLMLLACLMSFGVAANMDANKSDALNLNVVKNIKVAHKMSDLSKSCVECHAKETPGIVADWKNSRHAHVGVSCMDCHSVNADNPMASVKVHPKDSNNHVSMLVSPKTCAKCHENEVEEFVKSGHARGAMQMYANPVIVKLMYHYEGMDHPEYKMAPDATGCSQCHGTVIKLDADHKPTKETWPNYGIGNVYPDGGVGGCKSCHSAHTFSIAEARKPAACASCHLGPDHPDIEIFNNSMHGHIYNSEAHKWNFDAAPDTWDVPDFRAPTCAACHMSGVGETTTTHNVSRRLKWNLWGVSSKLRTAGDEQAAVVYEKTGKLNVGTPLAGHPNGPEAARAEMKLVCKACHTSTHTDNFFIMGDKQVELYNVYNAEATKMLEELKAKNLLLEDAWEDEFQDIYYHMWHHEGRRMRQGALMGGPDYSHWHGVFEVKNDIRKLRKIYKERIESGKVQ; the protein is encoded by the coding sequence ATGTTTAAAAAGTCGCTAATGTTATTAGCCTGTCTAATGTCTTTTGGCGTTGCCGCAAACATGGATGCAAATAAATCTGACGCTTTAAACCTTAATGTTGTAAAAAATATTAAAGTTGCTCACAAAATGTCAGACTTATCAAAAAGCTGTGTTGAGTGCCATGCTAAAGAGACACCCGGCATAGTTGCCGATTGGAAAAATAGTCGCCACGCTCACGTTGGCGTAAGTTGTATGGATTGCCACTCTGTAAATGCAGATAATCCTATGGCTTCAGTTAAGGTGCATCCAAAAGATTCTAACAACCACGTATCAATGCTAGTTAGCCCAAAAACTTGTGCTAAGTGCCACGAGAATGAGGTTGAAGAATTTGTTAAGAGTGGTCACGCAAGAGGTGCTATGCAAATGTATGCTAACCCTGTGATAGTAAAACTAATGTATCACTATGAAGGTATGGATCATCCAGAATACAAAATGGCTCCAGACGCTACTGGTTGTTCTCAGTGCCACGGAACCGTCATCAAACTAGACGCTGATCACAAACCTACAAAAGAGACTTGGCCAAACTACGGTATAGGTAATGTTTATCCTGATGGTGGCGTAGGCGGATGTAAATCATGCCACAGCGCACACACATTTAGCATAGCTGAAGCTAGAAAACCAGCTGCTTGTGCATCTTGCCACCTTGGACCTGATCACCCAGATATTGAGATCTTTAACAACTCAATGCACGGACATATCTATAATAGCGAAGCTCACAAATGGAATTTTGATGCTGCTCCTGATACATGGGATGTACCAGACTTTAGAGCTCCAACTTGTGCAGCTTGCCACATGAGTGGTGTTGGTGAAACAACAACAACTCACAACGTTTCAAGAAGACTAAAATGGAACCTATGGGGCGTCAGCAGTAAGCTAAGAACAGCTGGTGATGAACAAGCTGCTGTTGTTTACGAAAAAACTGGCAAACTAAACGTAGGAACACCTCTAGCAGGTCATCCAAATGGACCAGAAGCAGCAAGAGCTGAGATGAAGCTAGTTTGTAAAGCTTGCCATACATCAACTCATACAGATAACTTCTTCATTATGGGTGATAAACAAGTAGAGCTTTATAACGTTTACAATGCTGAAGCAACTAAGATGCTTGAAGAGTTGAAAGCTAAAAACCTACTACTAGAAGATGCTTGGGAAGATGAATTCCAAGATATCTACTATCATATGTGGCACCATGAAGGCCGTCGTATGAGACAAGGCGCTCTAATGGGTGGCCCTGACTATTCACACTGGCATGGTGTATTCGAAGTTAAGAACGACATTAGAAAACTTCGCAAAATCTATAAAGAAAGAATTGAGTCTGGCAAAGTCCAGTAA
- a CDS encoding metallophosphoesterase: MGLFRIIIGAFIFSVLTNLYSYKRFIKKVSFFTPHLKKIRIFFYIISVLEFVFVLQLRFSFLNIELYLIAGTLIGFSLFLFGVSLFYDVVRSICSKAHFNPTRRKFIKFCFDVTFVVFIVACFLKGIFNALTPPKIRQISIKIKNLQNDLKIAMITDVHIGEFLQKDFVAELIKEINLARPDLVVIVGDLVDMRAELIGDFLDPLKNLKSTYGTFYVPGNHEYYHGVDGILEKIRALGIRVLGNKNEKIAGINLAGVYDLAGIRFKNLEPNLDEALAGRDPNLPTILLSHQPKFIKTMQKDVDLVLCGHTHAGQIFPFSILVLLDQGFLHGLYKINDKMQAYVSSGAGFWGPPVRIFAPSEIAILNLSKE, translated from the coding sequence TTGGGACTTTTTCGGATCATTATCGGGGCATTTATCTTTAGTGTTCTTACAAATTTATACTCATACAAACGTTTTATTAAAAAGGTATCGTTTTTTACACCGCATCTTAAAAAAATTCGTATATTTTTCTATATTATTAGTGTACTTGAGTTTGTATTTGTTCTTCAACTAAGATTTTCTTTTTTAAATATAGAACTCTACCTGATAGCAGGAACGCTCATTGGTTTTTCTCTTTTTTTATTTGGCGTTAGTTTGTTTTATGATGTTGTTAGATCCATTTGCTCAAAAGCTCATTTTAATCCCACAAGACGAAAATTTATTAAATTTTGCTTTGATGTGACATTTGTTGTTTTTATAGTTGCTTGCTTTTTGAAAGGAATTTTTAACGCACTTACTCCGCCAAAAATTAGACAAATTAGTATAAAAATAAAAAATTTACAAAATGATCTAAAAATAGCCATGATAACAGATGTACATATTGGTGAGTTTTTGCAAAAGGACTTTGTGGCTGAGCTTATAAAAGAGATAAATTTAGCTAGACCAGACCTAGTGGTGATAGTTGGCGACTTGGTTGATATGAGAGCTGAGCTTATCGGCGATTTTTTAGATCCATTAAAAAACCTTAAAAGTACCTATGGCACCTTTTATGTCCCTGGCAATCACGAATACTACCACGGAGTTGATGGGATATTAGAAAAAATTCGCGCTCTAGGTATTAGGGTGCTTGGCAATAAAAATGAAAAAATAGCTGGCATAAATTTAGCAGGGGTCTATGATCTAGCTGGCATAAGGTTTAAAAATTTAGAGCCAAATTTAGACGAAGCACTAGCTGGACGCGATCCAAATTTGCCGACCATCCTACTCTCTCATCAGCCAAAATTTATAAAAACTATGCAAAAAGATGTCGATCTAGTCCTTTGCGGTCACACGCACGCTGGGCAAATTTTCCCTTTTAGTATCTTAGTTTTACTGGATCAAGGTTTTTTACATGGGCTTTATAAGATTAATGATAAAATGCAAGCTTATGTTAGTAGTGGTGCAGGATTTTGGGGACCTCCAGTTAGGATATTTGCCCCCAGCGAGATCGCTATTTTAAATTTAAGCAAGGAATAA
- a CDS encoding phosphatidylserine decarboxylase: MNKDNLFSQIFGKVAKLNFFKPLQELINSFYIKLFKIDMSEFKPANEYKNLNELFTRELLKPREFDAADEIFISPVDGTCLSFGTTKDLEAFSIKGMNYGLKELLGQGELEGEFDFANIYLSPKDYHHYHAPCDITIKKAVYIPGKLYSVAVKWLGKVDSLYTKNERVALLCEMKNGKKLWLVFVGALNVGKMKFCFDERIQTNAMANFTQIYEYENLHIKKGERLGNFELGSTIVILSKKDAIEYNLFENKELKFAETIGIIK; the protein is encoded by the coding sequence ATGAACAAGGACAATCTATTTTCTCAAATTTTTGGCAAGGTAGCAAAATTAAACTTTTTTAAACCGCTTCAAGAGCTTATCAACTCCTTTTATATAAAGCTATTTAAGATTGACATGAGCGAGTTTAAGCCAGCAAATGAGTATAAAAATTTAAACGAACTTTTTACCAGAGAGCTCTTAAAGCCAAGAGAATTTGACGCAGCAGATGAGATATTTATTAGCCCAGTTGACGGCACCTGCCTTAGTTTTGGCACTACAAAGGATCTAGAAGCTTTTAGTATAAAAGGCATGAATTACGGGTTAAAAGAGCTTTTGGGGCAGGGCGAGCTTGAGGGCGAGTTTGACTTTGCTAACATCTACCTTAGTCCAAAAGACTACCACCACTATCACGCACCTTGCGATATTACGATAAAAAAAGCGGTTTATATCCCTGGCAAGCTTTACAGTGTGGCGGTAAAATGGCTTGGCAAGGTTGATAGCCTTTATACCAAAAACGAGCGTGTGGCGCTACTTTGCGAGATGAAAAATGGCAAAAAACTTTGGCTAGTTTTCGTGGGCGCGCTAAACGTTGGTAAGATGAAATTTTGCTTTGATGAGCGCATCCAGACAAATGCGATGGCAAATTTCACGCAAATTTATGAGTATGAAAATTTACATATCAAAAAGGGCGAGCGCCTTGGGAATTTCGAGCTTGGCTCAACTATCGTGATACTTAGCAAAAAAGATGCGATCGAATACAATCTCTTTGAAAATAAAGAGCTTAAATTTGCTGAGACCATCGGAATAATAAAATAA
- the ychF gene encoding redox-regulated ATPase YchF has product MGLSVGIVGLPNVGKSTTFNALTKAQNAESANYPFCTIEPNKAIVPVPDKRLNELAKIVSPNKIQYSTIEFVDIAGLVKGASSGEGLGNKFLSNIRETELILHIVRCFEDENITHVEGSVDPVRDIEIIQTELILADIEQLNKKIEKLTREAKANAKGAKEALEIANLLLAHLNDGKSASSFEQRDSEAFLALNKELRLLSAKEVVYGANVDEEGLSEDNKFVKALKEYAKASDHEVIKLCAKVEEELIGLSDEEAHEFLASLGTSESGLEKIIRTSFAKLNLISYFTAGVVEVRAWTITKGWKAPKAASVIHNDFERGFIRAEVISYDDYIAHGGENGAKEAGKMRLEGKDYIVQDGDVMHFRFNV; this is encoded by the coding sequence ATGGGACTTTCAGTTGGAATAGTAGGCCTACCAAATGTGGGCAAATCAACGACATTTAACGCACTTACAAAGGCGCAAAATGCCGAGAGTGCAAACTATCCGTTTTGCACTATCGAGCCAAACAAAGCCATCGTGCCAGTGCCTGATAAGCGCCTAAATGAGCTTGCAAAGATAGTAAGTCCTAATAAAATTCAGTATTCAACCATCGAATTCGTAGATATCGCAGGCCTTGTAAAAGGGGCTAGCTCTGGCGAGGGACTTGGCAATAAATTTTTATCAAACATCAGAGAAACCGAGCTTATCTTACACATAGTTCGCTGCTTTGAGGATGAAAACATCACTCACGTCGAGGGCAGCGTCGATCCAGTAAGAGACATCGAGATCATCCAAACCGAGCTGATACTAGCTGACATCGAGCAACTAAATAAAAAGATAGAAAAGCTCACAAGAGAGGCAAAAGCAAATGCAAAAGGTGCTAAAGAGGCGCTAGAGATAGCAAATTTACTTCTTGCTCACCTAAATGATGGCAAAAGTGCGAGCAGCTTTGAGCAAAGAGATAGTGAGGCGTTTTTGGCACTAAACAAAGAGCTAAGGCTTCTAAGCGCCAAAGAGGTAGTTTATGGCGCAAACGTCGATGAAGAGGGGCTTAGCGAAGATAATAAATTTGTAAAAGCGCTAAAAGAGTACGCAAAAGCCTCAGACCACGAGGTGATCAAGCTTTGCGCCAAAGTAGAAGAGGAGCTAATTGGTCTAAGCGACGAGGAGGCACACGAGTTTCTAGCCTCTCTTGGCACGAGCGAGAGTGGCCTTGAAAAGATCATCAGAACATCTTTTGCAAAGCTAAATTTGATAAGCTATTTCACAGCTGGCGTCGTTGAAGTAAGAGCTTGGACGATCACAAAGGGCTGGAAAGCACCGAAAGCAGCAAGCGTCATTCACAACGACTTTGAGAGGGGTTTTATCAGAGCTGAAGTGATAAGCTATGACGACTATATCGCACATGGCGGCGAAAACGGAGCCAAAGAGGCTGGCAAGATGAGACTTGAGGGCAAAGACTACATCGTACAAGATGGCGATGTTATGCACTTTAGATTTAATGTTTAA
- a CDS encoding leucyl aminopeptidase — protein MQFQIVDKKLKDIKADIELIFVVDKELKHKFIGDKEAIKFNNYKGESVLVLSEAKRAYVPLFKLDLDELRVAAAKAYNALKSLNIKSIKLASYIAECQKLSFEALAEGFLLGSYEFNKYKEKKEKYTLKEIIFSTEEFAGKKVDLKAANDGFKEAEIIASATNFAKDIVNEIPEIYTPQKMAEDAQNLAKNIASIKCEVYDEKFLAKENMNAFLAVNRASVHKPRLIHLTYKPKKSKKRIIFVGKGLTYDSGGLSLKPADYMLTMKSDKSGAAAALGIIKGAAELNLPFEIHAILGATENMIGGNAYKPDDVLISRSGVSIEVRNTDAEGRLVLADCLSYAQDFKPDILIDMATLTGACVVGLGEYTIGIMGNSESLKNEFKNKIKDSGELATTLDFNPYLSELIKSQIADVSNCASSRYGGAITAGMFLAKFIKDEYKDKWLHLDIAGPAYREKAWGYNQAGASGAGVRMNLYFLQALSKEN, from the coding sequence ATGCAGTTTCAAATAGTTGATAAAAAATTAAAAGATATAAAAGCTGATATTGAACTAATTTTCGTAGTAGATAAGGAGTTAAAACATAAATTTATAGGCGATAAAGAGGCTATTAAATTTAATAATTACAAAGGTGAGAGTGTCCTTGTCCTAAGCGAGGCAAAAAGGGCTTACGTGCCACTTTTTAAGCTTGATCTTGACGAGCTTAGAGTTGCAGCTGCTAAAGCTTATAACGCACTAAAGTCGCTAAATATTAAGAGCATAAAGTTAGCTTCTTACATAGCGGAGTGTCAAAAACTAAGCTTTGAGGCGCTAGCTGAGGGCTTTTTGCTTGGAAGTTATGAATTTAACAAGTATAAAGAGAAAAAAGAGAAATACACCCTTAAAGAGATCATCTTTTCTACTGAAGAATTTGCTGGCAAAAAGGTCGATCTAAAAGCTGCAAATGATGGCTTTAAAGAGGCAGAGATAATAGCAAGTGCTACAAATTTTGCAAAAGATATCGTAAATGAAATCCCAGAAATTTATACACCACAAAAGATGGCCGAGGATGCGCAAAATTTAGCCAAAAACATCGCAAGCATAAAGTGCGAGGTCTATGACGAGAAATTTCTAGCAAAAGAGAATATGAACGCATTTTTGGCGGTAAATCGCGCAAGCGTGCATAAACCAAGGCTCATCCACCTAACCTACAAGCCTAAAAAGTCTAAAAAACGCATCATCTTTGTTGGCAAAGGGCTAACATACGATAGCGGCGGACTTAGCTTGAAGCCGGCTGATTATATGCTAACTATGAAATCAGACAAAAGCGGTGCAGCAGCAGCACTTGGCATCATAAAAGGTGCAGCAGAGCTAAATTTACCATTTGAAATTCACGCCATTTTGGGCGCAACTGAAAATATGATCGGCGGCAACGCCTATAAGCCAGACGACGTGCTTATTTCAAGAAGTGGCGTTAGCATAGAGGTGAGAAACACCGACGCGGAGGGACGCTTGGTGCTGGCTGACTGCCTAAGCTACGCGCAGGACTTTAAACCAGACATCTTAATCGACATGGCAACCCTAACTGGCGCTTGCGTCGTGGGACTTGGCGAATACACGATAGGCATCATGGGCAACAGCGAGAGCCTAAAAAATGAGTTTAAAAACAAGATAAAAGATAGCGGCGAGCTAGCAACTACGCTTGATTTTAACCCTTATCTTAGCGAGCTTATCAAAAGCCAGATCGCAGACGTTAGCAACTGCGCATCAAGCAGATATGGTGGTGCGATCACAGCTGGCATGTTTTTAGCTAAATTTATCAAAGATGAGTATAAAGATAAGTGGCTACACCTTGATATCGCAGGCCCAGCATACCGCGAAAAGGCTTGGGGATACAACCAAGCAGGTGCGAGTGGAGCAGGAGTTAGGATGAATTTATACTTTTTACAAGCACTTAGCAAGGAGAATTGA